One stretch of Acropora muricata isolate sample 2 chromosome 12, ASM3666990v1, whole genome shotgun sequence DNA includes these proteins:
- the LOC136893850 gene encoding uncharacterized protein, with the protein MSSSLERWDDKHVKLLISCYGDHKHLFGKGKATKREIFSRIAYSFNRQSEVMVTGDQCMRKWTKLENKFKETEDHNNKTGNDKRKIKFYDELSECIGSDPKVTPVITLESDHGTGSADIGSNEHSDSEESSGSVHVKGKRPTRKRKFHSSAAEMLSFMQEYSAKREKAEEEKVKLMREMQEEKKNFFSQFLEIMKNK; encoded by the coding sequence ATGTCATCCTCTCTTGAAAGGTGGGATGACAAGCATGTTAAGCTACTGATTTCTTGCTATGGAGATCACAAGCACCTTTTTGGTAAAGGTAAAGCTACAAAGAGGGAAATCTTTTCAAGAATTGCCTACAGTTTCAATAGACAGTCTGAGGTAATGGTTACTGGGGATCAGTGTATGCGAAAATGGACTAAActggaaaataaatttaaagaaactgaagatcacaacaacaagactggcaatgataaaagaaaaattaagttttATGATGAACTGTCTGAATGCATTGGGTCAGATCCAAAAGTGACTCCTGTTATAACTCTGGAAAGTGATCATGGAACTGGAAGTGCAGACATTGGCAGTAATGAACACAGTGACAGTGAGGAGTCAAGTGGCTCAGTACATGTCAAAGGTAAGCGGCCAACTAGAAAACGGAAATTCCATTCATCAGCAGCAGAAATGCTGTCCTTCATGCAAGAGTACAGTGCCAAACGAGAGAAAGCTGAAGAAgagaaagtaaaattaatgagagaaatgcaagaggaaaaaaagaactTCTTTTCACAGTTCTTGGAGATCATGAAGAACAAGTAA